A stretch of Ursus arctos isolate Adak ecotype North America unplaced genomic scaffold, UrsArc2.0 scaffold_4, whole genome shotgun sequence DNA encodes these proteins:
- the LOC125281846 gene encoding olfactory receptor 4K2-like, translating to MEGFNHSRVSEFVLLGLTDSPELQTFFFVMFSVLFLITMLGNGLILLTVLSTPHLHSPMYFLLSNLSLIDMCLSSFATPKMIMDFFAECKTISFEGCISQIFFLHLFTGTEIVLLISMSFDRYIAICKPLHYSTIMSQRVCAGLVVTSWTVGFLHTMSQFAFTLYLPFCGPNVVDSFFCDLPFVIQLACIDMYVLGIFMISTSGVIALISFLLLLTSYVIVLVTIKDRSSTGTSKALSTCTAHFMVVLMFFGPCIFIYVWPFTNFLVDKVLSVFYTIFTPFLNPLIYTLRNQEVKTAVKKKLSNQNLNLGKTTPRYPVQ from the coding sequence ATGGAGGGGTTCAACCATTCTAGAGTGTCTGAATTTGTACTACTTGGACTTACTGattctcctgagctccagacttttttctttgtgatgttttctgttctctttttgatAACTATGTTGGGCAATGGCCTGATTTTGCTCACAGTTCTATCCACCCCACACCTCCACTCCCCCATGTATTTCCTACTCAGCAACCTGTCTCTCATTGACATGTGCCTGTCCTCCTTTGCCACTCCAAAGATGATCATGGACTTCTTTGCTGAGTGTAAGACCATCTCCTTTGAGGGCTGCATTTCTCAGATCTTCTTTTTGCACCTCTTTACTGGGACTGAGATTGTGCTGCTGATCTCCATGTCTTTTGACAGGTACATTGCCATATGCAAACCTCTCCATTATTCAACAATTATGAGCCAAAGAGTATGTGCTGGGCTTGTGGTAACCTCTTGGACAGTGGGCTTCCTGCATACAATGAGCCAGTTCGCTTTTACCCTCTATTTACCCTTCTGTGGTCCCAATGTTGTAGACAGTTTCTTCTGTGACCTTCCTTTTGTCATCCAGCTGGCTTGTATAGATATGTATGTTCTTGGAATCTTCATGATCTCAACCAGTGGTGTGATTGCTCTTATAAGTTTTCTGCTTTTGCTCACCTCCTATGTCATTGTGCTTGTCACAATCAAGGACCGCTCCTCTACAGGAACATCTAAGGCTTTGTCTACCTGCACTGCACATTTCATGGTTGTGTTAATGTTCTTTGGGCCCTGCATCTTTATCTATGTGTGGCCTTTCACCAACTTCCTGGTAGACAAAGTTCTGTCTGTTTTCTATACCATCTTCACCCCCTTTCTGAATCCACTTATCTATACCTTGAGAAATCAGGAAGTGAAGACAGCTGTGAAGAAGAAACTAAGTAATCAAAACTTAAACCTTGGGAAAACTACTCCAAGATACCCAGTGCAATGA
- the LOC125281850 gene encoding olfactory receptor 4N2-like codes for MENDNSTVVKEFILLGLTQSQDIQLLVFVLILIFYLIILPGNFLIILTIRSDPGLTAPLYFFLGNLAFLDASYSFIVAPRMLVDFLSEKKVISYRGCITQLFFLHFLGGGEGLLLVVMAFDRYIAICRPLHYSTVMNPRACHALLLALWLGGFIHSIIQVAFILRLPFCGPNQLDNFFCDVPQVIQLACTDTFVVELLMVFNSGLMTLLCFLGLLASYAVFLCRVYGSSSEGKSKAVSTCTTHIIVIFLMSGPGIFIHTRPFRAFPADKVVSLFHTVIFPLLNPVIYTLRNQEVKASMRRLFNQHVA; via the coding sequence ATGGAAAATGACAACAGCACAGTGGTGAAAGAATTCATCCTTCTTGGTCTGACCCAATCTCAAGATATTCAGCTCCTGGTctttgttctaattttaattttctatctcATCATCCTCCCTGGAAACTTcctcatcatcctcaccatcagaTCAGACCCTGGCCTCACAGCCCCCCTCTACTTCTTTCTGGGCAACTTGGCCTTCCTGGATGCATCCTATTCCTTCATTGTGGCTCCCAGGATGCTGGTGGACTTTCTTTCTGAGAAGAAGGTAATCTCCTACAGGGGTTGCATCACTCAGCTCTTTTTCTTGCACTTCcttggaggaggggaaggattACTCCTTGTTGTGATGGCCTTTGACCGCTACATTGCCATCTGTCGGCCTCTACACTATTCAACTGTCATGAACCCTAGAGCCTGCCATGCCTTGCTGTTGGCGCTGTGGCTTGGAGGCTTTATCCACTCCATTATCCAGGTGGCCTTCATCCTCCGCTTGCCCTTCTGTGGCCCAAACCAGCTGGATAACTTCTTCTGTGATGTGCCACAGGTCATCCAGCTGGCCTGCACAGACACTTTTGTGGTGGAGCTTCTGATGGTCTTCAACAGTGGTCTGATGACCCTTCTGTGCTTCCTGGGCCTTCTGGCCTCCTATGCGGTTTTCCTCTGCCGTGTATATGGGTCTTCCTCTGAGGGGAAGAGCAAGGCTGTTTCCACATGCACCACCCATATCATTGTTATATTTCTCATGTCTGGGCCTGGCATCTTCATCCATACTCGCCCCTTCAGAGCCTTCCCAGCTGACAaggttgtttctctttttcacacAGTGATCTTTCCTTTGTTGAATCCTGTGATTTATACCCTTCGCAACCAGGAAGTAAAAGCTTCTATGAGGAGGCTGTTTAATCAGCATGTAGCCtag